One part of the Phragmites australis chromosome 3, lpPhrAust1.1, whole genome shotgun sequence genome encodes these proteins:
- the LOC133912850 gene encoding UDP-arabinopyranose mutase 1: protein MAGTVTVPGSSVPSTPLLKDELDIVIPTIRNLDFLEMWRPFFQPYHLIIVQDGDPTKTIKVPEGFDYELYNRNDINRILGPKASCISFKDSACRCFGYMVSKKKYIYTIDDDCFVAKDPSGKDINALEQHIKNLLSPSTPFFFNTLYDPYREGADFVRGYPFSLREGAHTAVSHGLWLNIPDYDAPTQMVKPRERNSRYVDAVMTIPKGTLFPMCGMNLAFDRELIGPAMYFGLMGDGQPIGRYDDMWAGWCVKVICDHLSLGVKTGLPYIWHSKASNPFVNLKKEYKGIFWQEDIIPFFQSATIPKECDTVQKCYMSLSEQVREKLGKIDPYFIKLADAMVTWIEAWDELNPSAAAAENGKAK from the exons ATGGCGGGCACGGTGACGGTCCCCGGGTCGTCGGTCCCCTCGACGCCGCTGCTCAAGGACGAGCTGGACATCGTGATCCCGACGATCCGCAACCTCGACTTCCTGGAGATGTGGCGTCCCTTCTTCCAGCCGTACCACCTCATCATCGTGCAGGACGGCGACCCGACCAAGACCATCAAGGTGCCCGAGGGCTTCGACTACGAGCTCTACAACCGCAACGACATCAACCGCATCCTCGGGCCCAAGGCGTCATGCATCTCCTTCAAGGACTCGGCCTGCCGCTGCTTCGGCTACATGGTCTCCAAGAAGAAGTACATCTACACCATCGACGATGACTGCTTC GTTGCCAAGGACCCATCTGGCAAGGATATCAACGCTCTTGAGCAGCACATCAAGAACCTCCTCAGCCCGTCCACTCCCTTCTTCTTCAACACCCTGTACGACCCCTACCGTGAGGGTGCTGACTTTGTGCGTGGATACCCCTTCAGCCTCAGGGAGGGTGCTCACACTGCCGTTTCTCATGGCTTGTGGCTCAACATCCCTGACTATGATGCTCCCACCCAGATGGTCAAGCCTCGTGAGAGGAACAGCAG GTATGTTGATGCTGTCATGACTATCCCCAAGGGAACCTTGTTCCCCATGTGCGGCATGAACCTTGCCTTTGATAGGGAGCTCATTGGCCCTGCAATGTACTTTGGCCTCATGGGTGATGGCCAGCCTATTGGTCGCTACGACGACATGTGGGCAGGATGGTGTGTCAAG GTCATCTGCGACCACTTGAGCCTGGGTGTCAAGACAGGCCTGCCATACATCTGGCACAGCAAGGCTAGCAACCCCTTTGTGAACCTGAAGAAGGAATACAAGGGCATCTTCTGGCAGGAGGACATCATCCCCTTCTTCCAGAGCGCGACCATCCCCAAGGAGTGCGACACTGTCCAGAAGTGCTACATGTCGCTCTCTGAGCAGGTCAGGGAGAAGCTGGGCAAGATCGACCCCTACTTTATCAAGCTTGCTGACGCCATGGTCACCTGGATTGAGGCCTGGGATGAGCTGAACCcttctgccgccgccgctgagaACGGCAAGGCCAAGTAG
- the LOC133912849 gene encoding E3 ubiquitin-protein ligase At3g02290 — protein MGALLCCLHGPDDGAAAAPGCYFCLPWPFVYHADSGSVAQQRGDTRVAPDHGRVPLVARNATGQVDSMDTFHSPPRPLPFDDPQFSPRTEQHPVMSGHDKASTQFQKPGQLTESKNTDNGSTCTAQKFDGSSVKYHSGGSRIDRIQACDFLDNGDDCPICLEEYHFENPKIALQCNHNFHLSCIYEWMERSQACPVCAKVMLFNEDE, from the exons atggGGGCCCTGCTGTGCTGCCTGCACGGCCCGGAtgacggcgcggcggcggctcccgGCTGCTACTTCTGCCTGCCATGGCCTTTCGTTTACCACGCCGACTCG GGCTCTGTTGCTCAGCAAAGAGGTGATACACGGGTCGCACCCGATCATGGAAGGGTTCCTCTTGTGGCTCGCAACGCCACAGGACAAGTGGATTCAATGGATACTTTCCACTCCCCTCCACGGCCTTTGCCTTTTGATGATCCTCAATTCAGCCCTCGGACAGAGCAACACCCAGTAATGTCAGGACATGACAAAGCGTCAACACAGTTCCAGAAACCTGGTCAACTTACAGAAAGCAAGAATACTGATAATGGATCAACTTGCACAGCTCAAAAGTTCGATGGGTCATCTGTAAAATACCATTCAGGAGGTTCGAGAATTGATCGAATACAAGCCTGTGATTTTTTAGACAATGGGGATGACTGTCCAATATGCCTGGAAG AATATCATTTTGAGAATCCGAAGATTGCGTTGCAATGCAACCATAATTTTCATCTTAGTTGCATTTACGAGTGGATGGAAAGAAGCCAAGCATGCCCTGTCTGCGCAAAG GTAATGCTGTTCAATGAGGACGAATAA
- the LOC133912847 gene encoding ultraviolet-B receptor UVR8-like gives MNIDDVLCNLRVVGVPTKSAIYIWGYNQSGQTARKGKECHLRIPKSLPPKLFKSRNGEVLRWTDIACGREHTAAVASDGSLFTWGANEFGQLGDGTEESAKEPKKVKALETEFVKSVSCGAHCTAAVAEPRENDGMVSKSRLWVWGQNQGSDYPRLFWGAFTPNTVIQQVSCGAVHVVALSEDGLLQAWGYNEYGQLGRGCTSQGLQGARVLNAYARFLDDTPELVNIVRVSCGEYHTAAISENGEVYTWGLGSMGQLGHRSLQSGDKELIPRKVVALEGIVIRDVSCGGVHSCAVTEGGALYAWGGGHVGQLGVGPQNGFFSCSLNGSDMLLRNIPVLVIPSGVHLATCGHSHTLVSMKDGRIYGWGYNSYGQAANEKSTYAWSPSPVDWCVGEVRRLAAGGGHSAVLTDACSLKELCEFKLAETVNISNAQLIEDVASRTGADALARLCEKLREHSDEQGECEFLEKQVVEEVEAKAS, from the exons ATGAATATAGATGATGTGCTCTGTAACCTGCGTGTTGTTGGTGTACCAACAAAGAGCGCAATATACATATGGGGGTACAACCAGAGTGGACAGACTGCACGAAAGGGCAAGGAGTGCCACCTAAGGATCCCCAAGAGCCTCCCTCCCAAACTATTCAAAAGTAGGAATGGGGAGGTCCTCAGGTGGACTGATATTGCATGTGGCCGTGAGCACACTGCTGCAGTTGCTTCTGATGGATCACTCTTCACCTGGG GTGCTAATGAATTTGGCCAGTTGGGAGATGGGACAGAAGAGAGCGCAAAGGAGCCCAAGAAGGTCAAGGCACTGGAGACTGAGTTTGTGAAATCAGTCTCTTGTGGTGCACATTGTACAGCTGCTGTTGCTGAGCCTCGAGAAAACGATGGCATGGTGTCGAAAAGCAGGCTTTGGGTTTGGGGACAAAATCAG GGTTCAGATTACCCTCGCCTATTCTGGGGAGCTTTCACACCAAACACG GTGATTCAGCAGGTTTCTTGTGGAGCTGTACATGTTGTGGCTCTATCCGAGGATGGTCTGCTGCAAGCATGGG GCTACAATGAGTATGGTCAGCTTGGCAGAGGTTGTACGTCTCAAGGACTTCAGGGAGCTCGTGTATTAAATGCTTATGCAAGATTCCTCGATGACACCCCCGAGCTAGTGAATATTGTAAGAGTGTCATGTGGAGAGTACCATACAGCAGCTATATCAGAAAATGGGGAGGT ATATACTTGGGGACTGGGAAGCATGGGGCAGCTTGGGCATCGCTCCCTGCAGTCTGGAGATAAGGAGCTGATACCTAGGAAAGTTGTTGCCCTTGAAGGGATAGTAATTAGAGATGTATCTTGTGGAGGGGTCCACTCTTGTGCTGTAACTGAAGGTGGAGCTCTCTATGCTTGGGGCGGAGGACATGTGGGCCAGCTGGGAGTCGGGCCTCAGAATGGCTTCTTTTCTTGCTCTCTTAATGGATCTGACATGCTGCTTCGCAACATTCCAGTCCTGGTCataccatccggtgttcatcttGCTACCTGTGGGCACTCTCACACACTTGTGTCTATGAAAGATGGCCGTATATATGGGTGGGGCTATAATAGTTATGGCCAGGCGGCAAATGAAAAATCTACTTATGCTTGGTCCCCCTCTCCAGTTGATTG GTGTGTTGGTGAGGTGAGGAGACTTGCTGCTGGAGGTGGTCATTCAGCTGTTCTGACTGATGCATGTTCGTTAAAAGAGCTGTGTGAGTTCAAGCTGGCAGAGACCGTAAATATTTCTAATGCTCAGCTAATAGAAGATGTTGCATCACGAACTGGTGCTGATGCCTTGGCACGGTTATGTGAGAAACTAAG GGAACATTCGGACGAGCAAGGAGAATGTGAATTCCTGGAAAAGCAAGTAGTTGAAGAGGTTGAGGCCAAAGCCAGTTAA
- the LOC133912848 gene encoding uncharacterized protein LOC133912848 yields the protein MASNYSKTLIQIDVSSDTVCPWCFVGKKNLEKAMEQSKDKFDFEVHWHPFFLNPDAPKEGIKKSDFYKMKFGPVQFERATSRMTEIFRGLGLEYDMSGLTGNTMDSHRLIALAGHQGYDKQNALVEELFLSYFCQGKYIGDKQVLLDAARKVGIDGAEELLEDPSKGVDEVLDELNKYSSGISGVPHFVINGKHQLSGGQPPNIFMRAFEAAAKDGAER from the exons ATGGCTTCAAACTACAGCAAGACGCTCATTCAGATCGATGTGAGCTCGGATACTGTGTGCCCTTGGTGCTTCGTTGGCAAAAAGAACCTCGAGAAAGCGATGGAGCAAAGCAAGGACAAATTTGATTTTGAG GTTCATTGGCATCCATTCTTTCTAAACCCTGATGCGCCTAAGGAAGGCATCAAGAAATCTGACTTCTATAAGATGAAGTTCGGTCCTGTTCAGTTTGAGCGTGCAACTTCTCGTATGACAGAG ATATTTCGTGGACTTGGGCTTGAATATGACATGTCGGGGTTGAC CGGGAATACGATGGATAGCCATAGGCTCATAGCACTTGCTGGACACCAAGGCTATGACAAACAAAATGCTCTTGTTGAAGAATTATTCCTCAGTTACTTTTGCCAAGGAAAGTATATCGGTGACAA GCAGGTTTTGCTGGATGCTGCAAGAAAGGTGGGCATAGATGGAGCAGAAGAACTGCTTGAAGACCCTAGCAAAGGAGTCGACGAG GTTCTGGATGAACTCAACAAGTACTCGTCTGGCATTTCCGGGGTTCCTCACTTTGTG ATTAATGGAAAACATCAACTCAGTGGTGGCCAGCCTCCAAATATATTCATGAGGGCCTTTGAGGCGGCTGCAAAAGATGGAGCTGAACGGTAG